The genomic region GGTTACACTTGTATAGACATTCGTGACTTGGCATACAAGAAACATACGTGAGGTTTTACAATAAACCTAAGCCTACTAGCCCAGTGTGACGGGACAGATTCTCCTATTCGAATACCAAACGACATAAATTTGCTTCATCTTTATCAAAAGGATTAATAGATAGATACAAACGTCAGCACAAAAAGGCTACAACGGTTAATAGAGATGTTTAGAGATGTTTAGGAAAATCTGATTAGACTAATGAAACCACATTTCATTTGTCCACACATTCCATGTATAGGAAAGATTATGTGAGCAAATcgaaaagagtaatgttaggtagatcaagtgtttaaattaaatttgtatacTATGTGATGTGTTATAGAGTGATACGAGAGAATGTATGATCATTACATGAGATAATGGTGAgtctcaaaataaaaaattatgtgttATGAGATATGTGGTCCGATTGTCGTACCTAAGACTTTCTCCATGTACAGGTAGAGACTTTCTCCATGTACAGGTAGAAGACATTACCTAAATCCCAATACTACTCCTCACAGTTTTTAACTTCACCGTTTCTTAACACCAATTTATACCCAAAGCATAAGATAAAACCATGATACTATTCTCGCCCATCCTTTCTCACTCATCAGAGTCACCACTCTGCTATTTTGATCTGCTCtgctctgctctctctctctctctctctctctctctctctctctctctctacactcaCCAAACCACTCCgaattccaaattccaaattccaGAACCATAATCAAAATCTGTCTCATAAATGGAGGTCTCCTTACAAGGCAACCTCTGGTACAGTGTGGTGGAACTGACCAAAGGGGCACAGCAAAAGGGCAGTGATCCTCTGCTCTGGGTCATGCAGTTGTCCTCCAACTTGAACTCCATGGGAGTTTCTCTGCCCTCAGTGGAGCTCGCCAATGTGTTGGTCTCTCACATTTGCTGGGAAAACAACGTGCCCATCACTTGGAAGTTTCTGGAGAAGGCTCTGATGCTGAAGATTGTGCCCCCCATGCTTGTTCTTGCCCTGCTTTCACAAAAGTTTGTGCTTTTGCTCTCAAATTTGCTGTTTGAAGATTTTTGGTTTCGGGTTTTGGTTTTTCTGAGTGGGTTCGGATTAATGGAAATTACTTTTTGATAAACGATGAAGATAATCTACACTAAATTCGTCTTTAACTGCGAAGAAGGGAACTCAAACTTTGGAgcactctagccaacttggCTAATCGAGCTCTGCGGTTTTTGGGATTTTAAATGATGTTCTTTTGAGGCATTTTTTAGTTGGGATCAGTTAAAGGTTGTGAATTTGTTTAAAGGTTTCATCTTTccttccacacacacacacacacacacacacacacagagtgcCCCCCACCCCCGGGGCCGCTGCGGAATGTTTGATTCATTGCTCTTTGTGTTTCAATGGGCTTTCTGTGTTTAATGATTTGTTTTCTGTGCTGCCTGTTTGGTTGCTTAGAAAATCAAGGAAGGGAAAGTAATACCAGAATCTTAAATATGTTGGTGATGGCGCGTTGCTTAGGACAAGTGGAGGATATGTTGGCTGAATTGTTGCAAATACTTGCGTGTTCAGTTGACTAGGAGGAGAAGTTAATGTGTTGTACAAATACTCTTTTCTATTTCgcttttgagtttttaaattcAAGCCTTTTCTCACCTTTCCCCCCCACATTTTCAAATTGTGGAATGGTCTCACATGTTTGCCCTTGTACTTGATTTTTTTCTCTCGTAAATGCAATTTGATTCTTCTCTAATTTCCATCTCGGTTTTCCCTGTCTTGATTATTCAGTATGATCGACGTTGTAGAAATTCTTTCTAAAACAATGGTTAATGAGTGAGCCAAGTTATTGTATTGCAATTAGACGTGTGGATGTGATcttcctaatttaattttcatttgcttGTGAACTCTATTGAATTCATGGATCGCAATGTGCTACATTGATGAGCGAGTGTGGTGTTGTTTATTATGTATTTGCAAAGTTATTTTGAAGTATCAGATGAAATGCAGATTACCGATCTTAGGCTGCATTGCTTGCCACTGATTTTcgggttttgtttctggtacTAGGTTTGGATAGTTGGGTTCTGTTTGTTTCTCCGGATCTAGTTATGTtcactttttcttaatttgcctTCGTATGGTTTCACTTGTGAGCAACTGGTTGCTCCCTCGCATTGTAGGAAAGTGGAAACTCTCATAATGGTCTTACTGTTGTCTACCATTCTTTCTGCAGGGTCATTCCAAGTCGACATTCCCAGCCTGTGGCATATAGACTTTACATGGAACTGCTTAAGAGACACATTTTTACCCTTAAATCTCAGATAAACGGGCCAAATTATCAAATGTAAGTTTTCTCTCGTACAGAATGATTGTTTACTTACATTGTACTGACAATGGTGCTTACATTGTATCTGGAATTTGTAACTATATTCTTTGGACAGAATCATGAAATCGATAGAATCTATTCTTCATCTTTCCTGGAATTTTGGCTTGCGAGCAAGTGACCCAGGGATTCTTGtggttgagtttttattttcaattgtaTGGCAATTGCTTGATGCATCATTAGATGATGAAGGATTGCTGAACTGTACCCTCGAAAAGAAGTCCAATTGGGCAATTGAACCTCAAGAAATGGAGATAGATTGTCATGGAAGTTATTATGAGAAGAGGAGCGAATACAATGAGATATTGCAGGAAACAAATACAGTCATGGCCATTGAGATAATTGggaaatttcttcaaaataatttaacttCAAGAATTCTTGACTTGGCTCGCCGAAACTTGTAAGTCCTTGTTCCCTTTAGCAATTGCTTCTATACTTCATCCTAGTTCCCTTAAATTTATACGACTTTAATATTTGGTTTTCTCAAGCAGTGGATGGCCTTAGTACTCAACTTATATGCATACGGAATTTTTTGAATGTGCTTTCAACAGATTTCCTTCTACTTACGTTGGAACTTCGTTGTATGCATTGTGTTTTTTCATTTCGTTTGCCAGCAAGTCCGAATATTAAAGACTAACTTTTCCTTTCGCCAGTACCTTGATCAGTTTCCTTTTTGATCTTGGCCTTGACTGCAAGTTTTTTCTTAACATGCCATCCCACTTTTTTTCAGGCCTGTACACTGGACAAGTTTTATTCAACGATTACAGATTCTTGGATCAAACTCATTAGCATTAAGAAATTCGAAAACTCTTACTGCAGAGGCTCTTATAAACTTGACTTCAGATAGTTGCATGGTCTTGCCTCGAGAATGTAAAACAACTTCTTTGCTAAAGTATCATGCAGTGATGGTTTCTAGATCTCTGACTTCTACTGGTTTGTGTCACGGGGCTAGTCGTTCTGCTCTGTGGCTTCCTCTTGATCTTTTATTAGAAGATGCCATGGATGGATATCAAGTTGACGCAACAAGTTCTGTTGAAGTAATTACTGGTAAACACAAATTTTGTCCCTTGTGCTTAACgtagtattttttaaattacgaTTTGTTCTTATGAAACCAGTTCTGTGAGAATGAAAAAGCAATGTTTCGTTTTGTAGGTTTGATTAAAACCCTTCGAGCAATAAATGGCACAAGCTGGCATGATACCTTTCTAGGCCTTTGGATAGCAGCTCTTCGTCTTGTACAGAGGGTTCGTTTCTGTTTTGAATAACTTTAAAATTTCTCCTCTTCTGTCTGAACGGTTAGCATATTTCCTGAACAAAAATCTTAATACTCCCTATAAACTTTCTACTAGCTATATGTCATAGAAGTTTAACACGACTGGACCCATATGTTGTACAAGTTTAAGCAACTTGATTTTGGGTACTTCCGTTAACTTGATTGCTGACTTGCAAAATTTCTTACAAAGTTCTAGAACTTTATGAGTTAGACATTACTGGCGGTTGAAAAATTTGTTGTATTTTATCACTGGTCCCAAAAGCTTAGGTTGTTTACTCTCTTAAGATGTGAGTCACAACTATTTTATATTCCAGCACTTCTCTCACATGCGGGTCTCATTTCATCGTTAGAAAGTCCAACCTATGAAATTCAACATAAATTGGGAGGTTCCGGTTGTAGGGATTTTAACACAGAACCTTCTGCAGCTCTGCTATGACACCATTGATGAATAAGTTGGTTTACCATTTCTCTAAAAAAATCTTAAGCTGTTGCTGTTAGAATTTACTCTATCTATGTTTAGAATTAGCACCAGATTTACTCAATTTTCTAAATATTATATTAGCTATGGCTTCTTGTttatagttttgttttgtttattttttatttttaattcctgTAGGAAAGGTATCCCATAGAAGGTCCTGTGCCTCGCCTAGACACTCGCTTATGCATGCTATTGAGTATCACTACGCTTGTGGTTGCTGATCTGattgaggaggaggaaattGCACCAACCAACAAAAATGAATGTGGCTCAATCAATGGCtggaaagaaaaagaggttCCAAGACAGCGCTGCAATGACTTAGTCTCCAGCCTACAGACACTGGGTGATTATCAGGGTTTGCTCACTCCACCGCAGTGTGTTGTTTCCGCTGCCAATCAGGCTGCTGCAAAAGCAATGCTATTCCTTTCGGGTGTCACTGTTGGGAGTGCTTACTTTGAGTGCGTCAGTATGAAAAACATGCCTATAAACTTCTGTGAGTAATATCTAGTTCTAATTCAATGTCAACAAGTCACTTCAACATGAAAATACTTTGTGAGTATCTTGTTATAAAGAGTTGGAAGCAGcagaaaaatcaaatgaaaggCTGTTTGGAGCATGGCGACACGGTTCACTACAAAGTTTCTTATCATTTTTTCAATGTCTACTGCTCTACATAAAAACTCTTAGAACTGTGTTGCATGTTGTTGTCCATGGTTGTTGCGGTCTTGTATTCTTTTTCTTGTTGAGTTTTTCATTTCagtcttattttattttccgaTGTTGTTCCTGTTTCTATGTTTTAGTTTAGTATTCTAATCTTaggtttttgtatttgtttacaGCTGGAAACATGCGTCATCTGATAGTTGAGTCCTGTATTGCTAGAAATCTACTGGACACTTCTGCATATTCGTGGCCAGGTTATATTAACGGATGCATCAACCAGTTACCTCATGGCATGCCAACGCAAGGGCCTGATTGGTCGTCATTTATGTTGGGGGCTACACTTACTCCAGCAATGGCTAATGCTTTGGTTTCCAGTCCTGCTTCAAGGTATACTAGCTTTAACATTTTAAATATGTTACATTTAGTAATTCATGTTGTAATTAAGTGGTTAGGACTTCATTTCCACAATTTTTCATCGTTATACGCCAATGAGTAATTCCTTACAAGGATTAGTTCCTTGCTGCTTTTCTGGGGCTTGAAACCGCTGTTCCTATGCTACATAAGTCAAATGAGAGGAAAGgcagtttttttttctctctctggtAAAATTGATTCATTAAATTGGATTGCCACTTTCTGAAGGCACATCAATAGATGATTTCTAAGTTATCGGTTTTTCAGTTCACGCTTAAATGCACTAACTAGGATGGAGGTTTTAAACGGGTTTGCATTTGGTTCACAGGAGTTTAAGAAACTAATAATCTGACTGATGTCGTACATGGATACCTTTGGCCACTGGCGTTATGATTCCTATGTCTAAGTAGCGGGATAGTGTGCAAACTATTAAAAGGGGAACTCTGTATAGATAGATGACCTTTAGATTACCTTTTTAAACTTCTTTGACTATGGCCTGGTCTTCAGCTACTCCTTTTTCTTTCCTGAAGCCAGGTCTATCAGATGCTCTTTTTTGTAAACTTACCCAAAGGTAAAGCTACTGAATTAAGCTCATGGATTTGATGGAAGCTTAGCAGAACTCGAGAAAGTATTTGAGGTTGCGGTCAATGGATCCAATGCTGAGAAGATTTCTGCTGCTACTGTTTTGTGCGGCGCCTCATTAATTAGAGGATGGAATATACAGGTGAAAAACAATATTGTTATGCttgatatatattttgaatcctTTGCCCACAATGCAGTAGCTTTTTCGCAGTTGCGTGTTTGAATACTAAGAGTTCTTGCCATTTCCTACGAATCACTCAACTTTCTAATTAACTTATGGTTCACATGTAATGCAGGAACATACTGCTCATTTTATCATTAGATTACTGTCCCCTCCGGTTCCTGCTAATTATTCTGGGGATGACAGCCATTTAATAGGTTATGCACCGATGCTGAATGTCCTCATTGTTGGAATAGGATCTGTTGACTGCGTTCAGATTTTCTCTTTACATGGCTTGGTATGTATAGCATATGTTTTACTTAACCAAAGGTCCAAAAGTGACCGACACAGAATAATCTTGTTAGGGTTTGTCACATCCTAGATTCAGTGATTGAGCGCACCCTTTACTTATACTAATTATTTCCGACATTGACTGTTATCAAATTATCTACCTCAATAGTCAGTTTGGCATTTGAATTTGATGTGCCATGTTTGTGTTAGTAACGAGACCCTCACATCAGCTGTAAACTAATGTCATCTAATTTTCTTACCAGGTTCCACAACTTGCGTGTTCATTGATGCCGATTTGTGAGGTGTTTGGTTCATGTGTTCCCAATGTCTGCTGGATTCTAACAACAGGAGAAGAAATCTCTGCTCATGCTGTGTTTTCGAATGCATTTACTCTCCTTTTGAAGCTGTGGAGGTTTAATCATCCTCCTCTTGAGCATGGGGTGGGAGATGTACCCACAGTTGCTTCCCGACTTACACCCGAGTACCTCCTGTCAGTGAGAAATTCTTACCTAGTATCTTCTGGGAGTGCTCACCAGGATCGAAATAAGAGGAGACTCTCTGCTGTTGCAAGTTCTTCATCTCCAGAACCCGTATTTGTGGACTCGtttccaaaattaaaagtttGGTATCGGCAGCATCAAGCATGTATAGCCTCAACCCTCTCTGGTCTTGTTCATGGAACACCCGTCCATCAGATTGTTGATGAGCTTCTTAACATGATGTTCACAAAGATTAATCGTGGAAGCCAGTCTTTAGCTTCTGTCAATTCTCCAAGTAGTAGTTCTTCGGGACCTGGAAATGAAGACAGCTCTCTAAGACCTAAATTGCCAGCCTGGGATATCCTGGAAGCTGTTCCCTTTGTGGTTGATGCTGCTCTAACAGCCTGTGCTCATGGAAAACTTTCTCCTCGTGAGCTGGCTACAGGTTAGCCTTGTTTTCTCATCTCATTTTCTGTTGATGTTTTGTTATTTACATACACCGATACTCCGGAAAATATATGAATTAGTTTTTGACTTTTCTTAAAACTAATGGCTAAAATTTAGCGAACTATGGAACTTGAATTTAAAATGACTGAAGAGTTTGCCCTATTTCAGGGCTTAAGGATTTAGTAGATTTTCTTCCGGCATCTTTGGCGACCATTGTGAGCTACTTTTCTGCCGAGGTAACTCGGGGTATTTGGAAACCAGTTTTTATGAATGGAACAGATTGGCCCAGTCCGGCTGTGAATCTATCTTATGTTGAGGAACAGATCAAAAAAATTCTAGCTGCTACCGGTGTTCATATCCCTAGCCTTGCTGCAGGTTTTCTCCTCTTACGAACTTATAACGAGATGAGCTATTACATTGTTTTGGGAGTGATTTCGTTTTCCATTTTCCCCATGCTGTGGAGCTAGTTTTGTAATGTCGTCACCTCTAATATTTTGACTGAGACTTAACTATTGCAGGTGGAAGCTCTCCAGCTACACTTCCACTGCCCCTAGCTGCCTTCGTGAGTCTTACTATTACTTACAAGATTGACCGAGCATCAGAACGCTTCCTCAGTTTGGCTGGCCCCACCTTGGAGTGCCTTGCAGCTGGTTGCCCCTGGCCTTGTATGCCAATTGTCGCATCGCTTTGGACTCAAAAGGCCAAGCGATGGAGCGACTTCCTTGTTTTTTCTGCCTCTCGGACTGTTTTCCTCCAGAACAGGGATTCAATGGTCCAGCTTCTTAAAAGCTGCTTTACTGCCACACTTGGCCTGAATGCCACTCCTATCTCAAGCAATGGTGGTGTTGGAGCACTTCTTGgccatggatttggatcccatttcTGTGGTGTGATTTCCCCCGTTGCACCAGGGATCCTTTACCTGCGCGTTTACAGATCGATTACAGATATTGTCTTCATGACAGAAGAGATTGTTACTATCTTGATGCATTCTGTACGAGAGATAGCATGCCGTGCTTGTCCTAAAGAGAGATTGGAGAAGTTGGAGACAAGAAGAAACGCAATGAGATATGAACAGGTTTCACTTGATGCAGCAATGTCTCGGGTGAAACTAGCAGCTTCACTCGGGGCATCTTTAGTATGGTTGACAGGAGGCTTGTGTCTGGTTCAGTCATTGATCACAGAAACCTTGCCTTCTTGGTTTATATCTATGCATGGCTCCGAGCAGGAACAAGGGTCAGAAGGAATTGTTGCAATGCTTGGCGGCTATGCACTGGCATACTTTGCAGTGCTTGGTGGAGCCTTTGCGTGGGGCGTTGACTCGTCATCATCAGCATCAAAACGACGTCCTAAAGTCCTACGTATCCACATGGAGTTCCTTGCAAGTGCACTTGATGGGAAGATATCACTTGGTTGTGATTCAGCAACATGGCGTGCCTATGTCTCGGGGTTTGTAACGCTAATGGTGAGTTGCACGCCTAATTGGGTGCTCGAGGTGGATGTAGACGTGTTGAGGAGACTGAGCAACGGTCTGAGGCAGTGGGGTGAGGAAGAGCTTGCTCTGGCCTTGCTGGGGATCGGAGGCGTCGGTACAATGGGAGCGGCCGCTGAGCTCATAGTCGAAAATGAGATGTAGACTCCATTTCCTCAGCACAGCCTTAAGGTTTTAGGAGGTCGGATGTACATGTTAAAAATGGTTTTAGATTAGATTTATCGCCGGAAACATTTGCAGCATTTCGTAgcattttgaatcaaatagtcAATCGGATCTCAGCATTGTATGTAGGACCTAACTGTATTAAGAGAGTTTGTAGCATATTTGTTGGTTTTGCAATAAGCTCTAAACACTTGACCCTTTAAACCCAATATGAGTTGTATAATCCGGATAAGGAACATACGTTTATTGAGTACGTCATCGACAATGTGTTGACAATATTTCAACttttaattaacaaaatgtACCAACATGTTAGTCATCCCTAGAG from Pyrus communis chromosome 4, drPyrComm1.1, whole genome shotgun sequence harbors:
- the LOC137732134 gene encoding mediator of RNA polymerase II transcription subunit 33A-like → MEVSLQGNLWYSVVELTKGAQQKGSDPLLWVMQLSSNLNSMGVSLPSVELANVLVSHICWENNVPITWKFLEKALMLKIVPPMLVLALLSQKVIPSRHSQPVAYRLYMELLKRHIFTLKSQINGPNYQIIMKSIESILHLSWNFGLRASDPGILVVEFLFSIVWQLLDASLDDEGLLNCTLEKKSNWAIEPQEMEIDCHGSYYEKRSEYNEILQETNTVMAIEIIGKFLQNNLTSRILDLARRNLPVHWTSFIQRLQILGSNSLALRNSKTLTAEALINLTSDSCMVLPRECKTTSLLKYHAVMVSRSLTSTGLCHGASRSALWLPLDLLLEDAMDGYQVDATSSVEVITGLIKTLRAINGTSWHDTFLGLWIAALRLVQRERYPIEGPVPRLDTRLCMLLSITTLVVADLIEEEEIAPTNKNECGSINGWKEKEVPRQRCNDLVSSLQTLGDYQGLLTPPQCVVSAANQAAAKAMLFLSGVTVGSAYFECVSMKNMPINFSGNMRHLIVESCIARNLLDTSAYSWPGYINGCINQLPHGMPTQGPDWSSFMLGATLTPAMANALVSSPASSLAELEKVFEVAVNGSNAEKISAATVLCGASLIRGWNIQEHTAHFIIRLLSPPVPANYSGDDSHLIGYAPMLNVLIVGIGSVDCVQIFSLHGLVPQLACSLMPICEVFGSCVPNVCWILTTGEEISAHAVFSNAFTLLLKLWRFNHPPLEHGVGDVPTVASRLTPEYLLSVRNSYLVSSGSAHQDRNKRRLSAVASSSSPEPVFVDSFPKLKVWYRQHQACIASTLSGLVHGTPVHQIVDELLNMMFTKINRGSQSLASVNSPSSSSSGPGNEDSSLRPKLPAWDILEAVPFVVDAALTACAHGKLSPRELATGLKDLVDFLPASLATIVSYFSAEVTRGIWKPVFMNGTDWPSPAVNLSYVEEQIKKILAATGVHIPSLAAGGSSPATLPLPLAAFVSLTITYKIDRASERFLSLAGPTLECLAAGCPWPCMPIVASLWTQKAKRWSDFLVFSASRTVFLQNRDSMVQLLKSCFTATLGLNATPISSNGGVGALLGHGFGSHFCGVISPVAPGILYLRVYRSITDIVFMTEEIVTILMHSVREIACRACPKERLEKLETRRNAMRYEQVSLDAAMSRVKLAASLGASLVWLTGGLCLVQSLITETLPSWFISMHGSEQEQGSEGIVAMLGGYALAYFAVLGGAFAWGVDSSSSASKRRPKVLRIHMEFLASALDGKISLGCDSATWRAYVSGFVTLMVSCTPNWVLEVDVDVLRRLSNGLRQWGEEELALALLGIGGVGTMGAAAELIVENEM